Below is a genomic region from Cellulomonas sp. P24.
CGCGCCGGACTCGTTGTTCAGAGCGAGGTGCTTCATCGGCAGCCCCTCACGTCAGTTGCCCGTTCCCGTCCGGTCCGCCGATGCAACCGCACTCGCACGAGCAGCGACACGCCCAGGCGCGGCAGCGTCATGGTGCGTCGGGCGTCCCGGTTCCGCCGGAGCATGCGGCCCCCGGTTCGGGGGTCTGGGGGCCGTTCACGTACTCCTTCAGGAAGACGGGAAGTCGCGGATCCTCGGCCGAGGGAAGCTGGAGCTGGACTCCCCACGCGCTGGCGACCACCGGTGTGGGGAGCCCGGACCGCGGGCTCACCAGGACGTAGCTGTTCTTGGCCGCGAAGGCCCGCAGCGTGGCGAGCTGGGCCGCGGGCAAGTTCGGGTCGTGGGTGATCCACACGGCGCCGTGCTCCAGGGAGTGCACGGCGTTCTCGTCGGCGACCGGCTGGGAGTAGTACCCGCAGTTCTCGTCGATCGCGGAGTGGTCGCCGCCGACCGGGGGGTTCTGCGCGTAGGTGACCTTGCCCTCGACGTGGTTGCGCGACAGACCGGTGAACGTCTTGACGCCCTCGATGGGGGACTTGGCGGCCGCGTTGACGCTCGCGGTCTGCTGGTTCGCGTTCACCATCACGGCGATCGTCGTGCCTGTCAGCCCGAGGACCACGACCCCGGCGACCGCAGCGATGATCACGGTGCGCTTGCGCTCGGACCTCTTCTGGGTCTTCCTGATCTCGGCCACGCGTGCCTGGCGGTCGGTGAGCTCGGTTCGTTGTCTGCGGGTCATCGGTTCAATGCTCTCTGAGTGTGGGTGGCGCGGTCGGAACGTCCGCAGTGCTTGAGGCCAGGGGTGGGGGGTCGCCGGGTGTCCCGAAGGAGCCGCCCGGTGCCACGCCGCGATGATCGGGGTCTCCCGGGAAGATCCTCGCCACAGCCCATAGTCCGAAGGCGATGGACAGCATGACCACGCCAGCGAGAACGAGCCATCCGCTGGTTGCCACGTGGGCTCTCCCTTCTGGTCGTCGCCGCGTCAAGCATCGAGGGCGAACCCGATGTCGATGGTGCACGGCTGACGAAGATTCCCTGAAGAGGCACACGGCCAGGACTCTCGACCGGACACCGTCTCCACGCTCTGTCGCGGGCCGTCACCTGCTCCGACACCCTGCATCGCAGTCGGATCGCTCGTTGCGCGGATGCGGCACTGTCCTGCGGCGCGAGCGAGCTCCACCTGCTCTCCCGCCCGGATCCTCGACTTGCGGGAATACCCCTAGGGGGTATGGTGGTTCGTAATACACCGAAGCGTGTCGACATCGGGCCTGCGCTCGCACCGGCTCTTGCGGGTGCGCGACGAACGGGCCGTCGGCGGAATCGCGAAAGCACTCGTCGGTGAGGAGGTGCAGGCGCATGCCAGCTGCTGGGGATGGTTGTCCGGTCGACTCGGGGGTACCCGAGTGCGGGACGGGCCTGACGGGTCGTGTGCGTTTTGTCGTTTCTGAGCTGCGGGACGTCTGGCGTGAGCTGCGCGTTCACGTGCACCGCGCGCCCCGATCGGGAGAGGCGACACCGCACGACGACGGGCCACACCAAGGCACGCAAGGGAGAACGTGACATGGGGTTTCTGGGAACGATCGCCTCGAGCCTGGCCGAGGGCTTCTGGATGTTCTACGACACGCTGTGGGCGCTGGTGCTCGGGTTCGCCCTGTCCGGGGCCGTGCAGGCATTCGTGTCGAAACAGCAGATGCAGCGGGCCCTGGGTGATCACCGACCGAAGACGATCGTGCGGTCCAGCTTCTTCGGGATGGTCAGCTCCTCGTGCTCCTACGCGGCGAGCGCGTTGGCCAAGAGCTTGTTCGTTCGCGGTGCGGACTTCACGTCCTCGATGGTCTTCATGTTCGCCAGCACGAACCTGGTGCTCGAGCTGGGTGCCGTGCTCTGGTTGCTGATCGGCTGGCAGTTCGCCGTCGCGGAGTTCATCGGCGGGTTCATCATGATCGCGCTGCTGGCACTGATCCTGCCGCGCGTGATCGACGTCGCCGCCCTGGACGCCGCACGAGAGCGCCTGCGCACCGGCTCGGCGCGGAGCACCGCCCATGAGGAGCACGCCGGCGCCGGCGCCCACATGGCCACGCCCTGGCGCCGCCGGATCACCTCCCGGGCGGGCTGGTCGGACGCCTCGGGCTACACGATCAGCGACGTCACGATGCTGCGCAAGGAGCTTGTGATCGGCTTCGTCGTGGCGGGGTTCGCCTCTGTGGCCGTACCGACCGGTGTCTGGAAGGCCCTGTTCCTGACCGGGCACGGGATCTGGTCCGCGCTCGAGAACGTCATCGTCGGCCCGGTCCTGGCATTCATCAGCTTCGTCTGCTCAGTGGGCAACGTGCCCCTGGCCGCCGCACTGTGGAAGGGCGGCATCAGCTTCGGAGGCGTCATCGCCTTCGTGTTCGCCGACCTGCTCGCCCTGCCCCTGGTGCTCATCTACCGCAAGTTCTACGGCACCCGTCTTGCCCTGCGGCTCTCGCTGGTGTTCTGGGCGGTGATGAGCCTGGCCGGACTGATCACCGAGGGGATCTTCACTGCCCTGGGACTTGTCCCCGGCACCCTCATCGGTGACATCGCCACCGTCCACTTCGGCCCGAACTACACCACCATCCTCGACATCCTCGCCGTGATCGTCTTCGGGTACCTGTACTACCTGTACAAGAACGCGGCGAAGTTCGGAGGCGGCGGCGGGTACGCGAAGGACCCCGTGTGCGGCATGCAGGTGCGCACCGCCGACGCCCCGGCCCACACCGCCCACCAGGGCTACGACTACTACTTCTGCTCCGACAAGTGCCACGACACGTTCGAGGCCGACCCCGCCAAGTACACCGACGGCCAGCCCGCGCCGGTCGTGAGCCAGACGGCACCAGCCGGGGCGACGGGCGCTGATGCGGGCGCCATGGTGACGGACCCGGTGTGCGGGATGAGCATCGACCCGCACACGGCCGCCGGGCACGCGACGCACGACGGCGTCGACTACTCGTTCTGCTCGGACGGCTGCCGGAGGGACTTCGTCGCCGATCCCGCCCACTACCTGACGCCGACCGGCTCCAGCGGACCACGGGCCGACCCAGACGACGCCCGCACCCCCGCCACCGACCCGGTGGCCCGACTCGGGCGCAATGAGAACAAGGAGAACGACATGATGGAGAACTCCCAGAAGATGACCGATCCCGTGTGCGGCATGGGCGTCGACCCAGCCACGTCGGCCGCGAACTTCGAGCACGACGGCACCACCTACTACTTCTGCTCCACGGGCTGCGCCACCACATTCACAGCAGACCCGCACAAGTACGCCAGCGCCACGACGTCCTGACGCTCGCCCCGCCGGGGGAGGCCGGGAGGATGCGGTCACCCCGGCGGGGGCTTGGACCCGCGTGGGAGATGCAGCGCGCGGAGTCCGGCGGCAACTCGATCAACTCGGGTCTTCGCAGAGCGCCGGGGCAGCGGCACGGTGCATGCGATGTGCAGGTGATGAAGATTTGATGTTCGCCGAGGCCGGTAGCGGTTCAGGTGCCGCCTTCAGGCCTGACGGGCGCCACGATGGGGAGATGACATCCGCCGCCTCCGTGCCTGCCAGAGGCGCTACAGGACGCACACGGGTTCTCGTCGTCGACGACGAGCAACCACTCGTTCAGATCATCGCGTCGTACCTGGACCGCGACGGCTTCGAGACCAGGACAGCCGGTGACGGCGCAGAGGCGATCGCGCTAGCGCGCGAGTGGGACCCCGCCGTCGTCGTGCTCGACCTCGGGCTACCTCAGGTTGACGGAATCGAAGTCTGTCGCGCGGTGCGGACGTTCTCCGACTGCTACATCGTCATGCTCACCGCGCGCGTCGAGGAGGTCGACAAGCTCATCGGGCTCTCGGTCGGGGCCGACGACTACCTCACCAAGCCGTTCAGTCCGCGCGAGCTCGTCGCCCGGGTGCGCGCCATGCTCCGTCGGCCACGGCACCACACCACGTACGGCTCGCCCGCACCCCAGGTGTCAGTGTTCGGGTCGATGTCCATCGACGTCAGTGGGCGCGAGGTCCACGTCGAGGGTGTCGCGGTGGATCTCACCCGGACCGAGTTCGACGTCCTGGCTGCCCTGGCTGCGCGCCCACACATGGTCTTCTCGCGCGCCCAGATCGTCGAAGCCGTCTGGGGTGCAGGTTGGGTCGGCGACGAGCACCTCGTCGACGTCCACATCGGACACCTGCGACGCAAGCTCGGCCAGCCTTCGAGTCCGGCCGTCTTCATCCGCACGGTGCGAGGCGTCGGCTACCGGATCGGACCCGGGCGATGACTCGAACCGGGGGCAG
It encodes:
- a CDS encoding DUF3105 domain-containing protein; this translates as MTRRQRTELTDRQARVAEIRKTQKRSERKRTVIIAAVAGVVVLGLTGTTIAVMVNANQQTASVNAAAKSPIEGVKTFTGLSRNHVEGKVTYAQNPPVGGDHSAIDENCGYYSQPVADENAVHSLEHGAVWITHDPNLPAAQLATLRAFAAKNSYVLVSPRSGLPTPVVASAWGVQLQLPSAEDPRLPVFLKEYVNGPQTPEPGAACSGGTGTPDAP
- a CDS encoding permease, giving the protein MGFLGTIASSLAEGFWMFYDTLWALVLGFALSGAVQAFVSKQQMQRALGDHRPKTIVRSSFFGMVSSSCSYAASALAKSLFVRGADFTSSMVFMFASTNLVLELGAVLWLLIGWQFAVAEFIGGFIMIALLALILPRVIDVAALDAARERLRTGSARSTAHEEHAGAGAHMATPWRRRITSRAGWSDASGYTISDVTMLRKELVIGFVVAGFASVAVPTGVWKALFLTGHGIWSALENVIVGPVLAFISFVCSVGNVPLAAALWKGGISFGGVIAFVFADLLALPLVLIYRKFYGTRLALRLSLVFWAVMSLAGLITEGIFTALGLVPGTLIGDIATVHFGPNYTTILDILAVIVFGYLYYLYKNAAKFGGGGGYAKDPVCGMQVRTADAPAHTAHQGYDYYFCSDKCHDTFEADPAKYTDGQPAPVVSQTAPAGATGADAGAMVTDPVCGMSIDPHTAAGHATHDGVDYSFCSDGCRRDFVADPAHYLTPTGSSGPRADPDDARTPATDPVARLGRNENKENDMMENSQKMTDPVCGMGVDPATSAANFEHDGTTYYFCSTGCATTFTADPHKYASATTS
- a CDS encoding response regulator transcription factor encodes the protein MTSAASVPARGATGRTRVLVVDDEQPLVQIIASYLDRDGFETRTAGDGAEAIALAREWDPAVVVLDLGLPQVDGIEVCRAVRTFSDCYIVMLTARVEEVDKLIGLSVGADDYLTKPFSPRELVARVRAMLRRPRHHTTYGSPAPQVSVFGSMSIDVSGREVHVEGVAVDLTRTEFDVLAALAARPHMVFSRAQIVEAVWGAGWVGDEHLVDVHIGHLRRKLGQPSSPAVFIRTVRGVGYRIGPGR